The Candidatus Stygibacter australis genome has a window encoding:
- a CDS encoding Rne/Rng family ribonuclease, giving the protein MIQEILINAHSYEKRIAIIEDGKLVELYSESIENQEVAGNIYKGIVKSVLPGMGAVFVDIGLKRTAFLHYSELDADFLNEKQQKIRKKNDSSTIDQIFIVGDEVVVQIKKPPLNKKGASLTCRLTIPGKFLVFMPYKEKVAISRKITSGSQKHKFSDILKRIKDPEVGIIVRTDTENSTEEDFAMEYKTLEAVWKQVKKGKEFLKGPLCLFNQNELIFMLTRDLFNSHVERLIVDDKQYRDKIVTQLKSIAPELIKKVELFKESTPLFDVYGIEKDIHRISNSRIPLASGGNLRIERTEALVSIDVNTGSFTGSNHYNETILRTNMEAAFEVARQVRLRDLSGIMVVDFIDMSTQAHRDKVYKELKSYMKRDRARNKVYPFSPLGLIEVSRKRRRPEVIMNLSEVCPHCNGTGRLLAKDSVAVKLYRWLQRSEFFISQEPLVIRVHRNVCHFIDSHPEFLQDYAKRIEVLEDPEMEHHQFKVVLEKSGKDITEEYKS; this is encoded by the coding sequence ATGATACAAGAGATATTAATTAATGCTCATTCCTATGAGAAAAGGATAGCTATAATAGAAGACGGCAAACTTGTGGAGCTGTATTCCGAGAGTATTGAGAATCAGGAAGTGGCAGGCAACATATACAAAGGCATCGTTAAAAGCGTGTTGCCGGGTATGGGAGCTGTGTTTGTGGATATAGGGTTAAAAAGGACAGCATTTTTACATTATTCGGAACTAGATGCAGATTTTTTAAACGAAAAACAACAGAAAATCCGTAAGAAAAACGATTCTTCAACAATTGATCAGATTTTCATCGTTGGCGATGAAGTTGTAGTACAGATAAAAAAACCTCCCCTGAATAAAAAAGGAGCAAGTCTAACCTGTCGTTTAACTATTCCCGGAAAATTCCTGGTATTTATGCCATACAAAGAAAAAGTAGCAATTTCCCGCAAGATAACAAGCGGCAGTCAAAAGCACAAATTTAGTGATATCCTGAAGCGCATCAAAGATCCTGAAGTAGGCATCATTGTAAGAACTGATACAGAGAATTCTACAGAAGAAGATTTTGCGATGGAATACAAAACTCTGGAAGCTGTCTGGAAACAGGTAAAGAAGGGCAAAGAATTTCTGAAAGGACCCCTGTGTTTATTTAATCAAAATGAATTGATCTTTATGCTGACTCGTGATCTATTTAATTCCCATGTGGAAAGATTAATAGTTGATGACAAACAATATCGTGATAAGATAGTAACACAATTGAAGAGTATTGCCCCTGAATTGATCAAGAAAGTGGAATTATTCAAAGAAAGCACTCCCTTATTTGATGTGTATGGCATTGAGAAAGATATTCACCGCATCAGTAATTCCCGCATTCCGCTGGCGAGTGGTGGCAATCTGCGGATTGAGCGAACAGAAGCTCTGGTATCGATAGATGTCAACACCGGCTCTTTTACTGGATCAAACCACTATAATGAAACAATACTGCGAACTAATATGGAAGCAGCATTTGAAGTTGCCCGTCAGGTTCGTTTACGGGATTTAAGCGGAATCATGGTAGTTGATTTTATTGATATGAGTACTCAGGCACACCGTGATAAAGTATATAAAGAGCTGAAAAGCTATATGAAGAGAGATCGTGCCCGAAACAAGGTTTATCCTTTCAGTCCTTTAGGCTTGATAGAAGTATCTCGCAAGCGAAGACGACCTGAAGTGATCATGAATCTATCTGAAGTATGCCCACATTGCAATGGAACTGGCAGATTACTGGCAAAGGATTCCGTTGCTGTGAAATTATACAGGTGGCTTCAGCGAAGTGAATTTTTTATCAGCCAGGAGCCTTTGGTAATTCGAGTTCACCGCAATGTGTGTCATTTTATTGATTCCCACCCGGAATTTCTTCAGGATTATGCCAAGCGGATAGAGGTTCTGGAAGACCCGGAGATGGAACATCATCAGTTTAAAGTAGTACTGGAAAAAAGTGGCAAAGATATAACGGAAGAATATAAGTCTTGA